One genomic segment of Gemmatimonadales bacterium includes these proteins:
- the argC gene encoding N-acetyl-gamma-glutamyl-phosphate reductase, with protein sequence MKVAVVGAAGYVGGELLRLVLQHPDVSEVVATSRSQAGRPIAEVHPALAPLTEARFAGLTAGEAARGQDVVFLSLEHGESSKVAGEVFDAGPGLVVDLAADFRVRDLRLYEQYYGTHPAPELVTRFTYGLADVRGSELRGAEALAAPGCFATAAQLALYPLRSLGVVGIPALFGVTGSSGAGVHPKPTTHHPARANNLFAYSVLNHRHDAEVLQAWRGWMESPTATARLMTHSGPFVRGIHLTLHATVAPGDAARIDSLFSTAYAGRPFVRVVDAPPQLTHVVGTNQALIHAVGNADTGEVQAMVVLDNLIKGAGGQAVQGMNLALGLDEAAGLRLAAPFPC encoded by the coding sequence GTGAAGGTCGCGGTCGTCGGGGCCGCCGGGTACGTCGGGGGCGAATTGCTGCGGCTCGTGCTCCAGCACCCGGACGTCTCGGAGGTGGTGGCAACCAGCCGGAGCCAGGCCGGCCGACCGATCGCGGAGGTGCACCCCGCGCTCGCCCCGCTCACGGAGGCGCGGTTTGCCGGGCTGACGGCCGGTGAGGCCGCGCGCGGGCAGGACGTCGTCTTCCTCTCGCTGGAGCACGGGGAATCGTCCAAGGTGGCCGGGGAGGTCTTCGACGCAGGCCCCGGGCTGGTGGTTGATCTCGCGGCAGATTTCCGGGTGCGCGACCTTCGACTCTACGAGCAGTACTACGGCACGCATCCGGCCCCGGAGCTGGTGACGCGGTTCACCTACGGCCTGGCGGACGTGCGCGGCTCCGAACTTCGCGGCGCCGAGGCACTCGCTGCGCCGGGCTGTTTTGCGACGGCGGCGCAGCTGGCCCTCTATCCCCTGCGGTCGCTCGGCGTCGTCGGCATTCCCGCGCTCTTCGGGGTGACCGGATCGAGCGGCGCCGGCGTGCATCCGAAGCCGACGACGCACCATCCGGCCCGCGCCAACAACCTCTTCGCCTATTCCGTGCTGAACCATCGGCACGACGCCGAGGTGCTGCAGGCGTGGCGGGGTTGGATGGAATCCCCCACGGCGACGGCCCGCCTGATGACCCACTCCGGCCCCTTCGTGCGGGGGATTCATCTGACCCTGCACGCCACGGTGGCGCCCGGGGACGCGGCGCGCATCGACAGCCTCTTTTCGACCGCCTATGCTGGACGCCCGTTTGTCCGGGTCGTCGACGCGCCTCCTCAGCTCACCCACGTCGTCGGCACCAACCAGGCGCTGATCCATGCCGTCGGGAACGCTGACACCGGCGAGGTGCAGGCGATGGTGGTGCTCGACAATCTCATCAAGGGGGCGGGAGGACAGGCGGTGCAGGGGATGAACCTCGCGCTCGGACTCGACGAGGCTGCCGGCCTTCGGCTGGCGGCGCCCTTCCCATGCTGA